The Leptospira hartskeerlii genome contains a region encoding:
- a CDS encoding cysteine desulfurase family protein — MKRIKYFDYNATHPPIPGLLTKILEEYEEDFFNPSGPTRFSLARQGKIEEARKVLAKLTGKDPKGFVFVSSGTEADYSLIYFAKQSIKTTAYLSPFEHAAMYSSFRSLGIPYKVLGTDKSGLVSISELESHLKNEPGPVFILHAGNETGVIQPIEELAEVSAKYGMPFYSDLIQSFSKIPVPFSVLNGFTFSGHKIGGGLGSSVLWFDPKHLPEGGVFQGGNQENGHRAGTENSPSILALAEAAKIQFAEMENKNKRLEYYRNKIESKLKSLGAEIVAENSARLFSTTFALLPLDDLDFFMMGMEEKGFAVSTGSSCKSRSREAAPSLLAMGYTNEEALRAIRISTGLYTTEEEVDSLLIALEETILSIR; from the coding sequence ATGAAAAGAATTAAATACTTCGATTATAATGCGACCCATCCTCCAATTCCAGGTTTATTAACTAAGATCTTAGAAGAATACGAGGAAGACTTTTTTAATCCCTCCGGGCCTACTCGCTTTTCGTTAGCAAGGCAGGGTAAGATTGAAGAAGCTAGGAAAGTTTTAGCAAAACTCACTGGAAAAGATCCGAAAGGATTTGTTTTCGTATCCTCAGGAACGGAAGCGGATTATTCTTTAATTTACTTTGCAAAACAATCCATCAAAACAACCGCATATCTTTCTCCTTTCGAACATGCCGCCATGTATTCTTCCTTTAGAAGTTTAGGAATTCCTTATAAAGTTTTGGGCACAGATAAATCGGGACTTGTTTCAATTTCAGAATTAGAGTCTCATCTGAAGAATGAGCCGGGTCCTGTGTTTATCCTACACGCAGGCAATGAAACAGGAGTCATCCAACCGATCGAAGAATTAGCCGAAGTTTCCGCTAAATATGGAATGCCTTTTTATTCCGATTTAATCCAGTCATTCTCAAAAATTCCTGTGCCATTTTCAGTTCTAAACGGATTCACATTCTCCGGTCATAAAATCGGCGGAGGACTCGGCTCTTCCGTTCTATGGTTCGATCCGAAACATCTTCCGGAAGGTGGAGTGTTCCAGGGTGGAAATCAGGAGAACGGACATAGGGCCGGAACGGAAAATTCTCCTTCTATTTTAGCCTTGGCAGAAGCTGCAAAGATCCAGTTTGCTGAAATGGAGAATAAGAACAAAAGATTAGAATATTATAGAAATAAGATAGAATCCAAACTCAAAAGTTTAGGTGCGGAAATTGTAGCGGAGAATTCAGCAAGGCTATTCTCCACAACGTTTGCATTGCTTCCTTTGGACGATCTTGACTTTTTTATGATGGGAATGGAAGAGAAAGGATTTGCAGTTTCCACAGGATCTTCTTGCAAATCCAGGTCCAGAGAAGCAGCGCCTTCTCTTTTAGCAATGGGTTATACCAATGAAGAAGCTCTCAGAGCGATCCGAATTTCCACTGGATTATATACAACAGAAGAAGAAGTAGATTCTCTCTTAATTGCTCTGGAAGAAACAATTCTTTCTATCAGATAA
- a CDS encoding tetratricopeptide repeat protein, protein MKHASIIPILLISVLDVVTLFASPQNTDSVFVCRDTDSSGRARAVWPAYYYSLGLESMNKARNSEGRERTEDIIEAVRNFQDYIRCSEAVGVPVSAVFRWNKALAHYYLGQWKDAISELDLAEKSDPNFRESYILKGTILLNSGEYDKAATYLESHLSKFSEDPDFYYLLSSAELALKNDAKSVLYLSSLRDLIKHKDSNPKYPEFVYLSLGKTYFALGQNTKALFYISGYLEMRPENWEIRFLLAKILDQLGKFSQAKKQLQKILQEIQGNSSVELMLGEMYFIESRSMAAGYFEDLKKKGKLNKDGVLFGLYSVLNSRYSEARKILFPLKEKFPKRLSIRLGVLEIQKRDANINKKEYIRELVEVASIALQSQLTTLAETLLLESIKITEEEKMDPRILAEQYDFLAGVYEQSGSVFRSIISVRKAIQYTSSPEDSKKYELHLAFLLRGNPPGKIQESEEIIQNILKNDPNNHYAYYLLGIVLFQSEKLEASRGAFEQAIRLEPKSSVYHFYRASTLEKLGRLPEMEADLRKSMELDPENPIAYNYLGYHYSEKGVRLDEALDLIRKAVELAPDNEAYQDSLGWIYYKKGRVDEALLHLNLAFQILQDRNESDPTICEHLGDVHHERREFADARRFWEKSETLFQKKEDKVRIREKLERLRTNPVSSKS, encoded by the coding sequence ATGAAACACGCAAGCATTATTCCGATCCTTCTGATATCCGTTCTGGATGTAGTTACGCTATTTGCTTCTCCCCAAAATACTGACTCCGTTTTTGTATGTAGGGACACCGATTCTTCCGGAAGGGCGAGAGCTGTATGGCCTGCATATTATTATTCTCTCGGTTTAGAGAGCATGAACAAGGCCAGAAATTCCGAAGGAAGAGAAAGAACCGAAGATATCATAGAAGCGGTCCGAAATTTCCAAGATTATATTCGATGTTCGGAAGCTGTGGGAGTTCCTGTTTCTGCGGTATTCCGTTGGAACAAGGCCTTGGCGCATTATTATCTTGGCCAGTGGAAAGACGCGATTTCAGAATTGGATCTGGCGGAAAAGTCCGATCCGAATTTTAGAGAATCCTATATTTTAAAGGGAACAATTCTTTTAAACAGCGGAGAATATGATAAGGCAGCCACATATTTAGAATCTCATCTGAGTAAGTTTTCGGAAGATCCTGATTTTTATTATTTATTAAGTTCTGCTGAGCTCGCTCTGAAGAATGATGCAAAATCTGTCCTATATTTAAGTTCTTTAAGAGATCTGATCAAACATAAGGATTCCAATCCTAAATATCCTGAATTCGTATATTTATCTTTAGGAAAAACATATTTTGCTTTAGGCCAAAATACAAAGGCTCTCTTTTATATTTCCGGTTATTTGGAGATGAGACCCGAAAACTGGGAGATCCGATTTTTACTGGCAAAAATTTTAGATCAGTTAGGCAAATTTTCCCAAGCCAAAAAACAACTACAGAAAATCTTACAAGAGATCCAAGGAAATTCTTCCGTGGAGTTAATGTTAGGAGAGATGTACTTTATAGAAAGTAGATCTATGGCAGCGGGTTATTTTGAGGATCTGAAAAAGAAAGGAAAGTTAAATAAGGATGGAGTCCTATTCGGGCTTTATTCCGTTCTGAATTCCAGATATTCAGAGGCGAGAAAGATACTTTTTCCTTTAAAAGAAAAATTTCCTAAAAGGCTTTCTATCCGCCTGGGCGTTTTGGAGATCCAAAAAAGAGACGCAAATATTAATAAAAAAGAATATATTAGGGAATTGGTGGAAGTCGCCTCAATTGCTCTCCAGTCCCAATTGACTACACTTGCAGAAACATTACTTCTCGAATCAATCAAGATCACGGAAGAAGAAAAAATGGATCCAAGAATTCTTGCGGAACAATACGACTTTTTAGCAGGAGTCTATGAACAATCCGGCTCGGTCTTTAGATCTATTATTTCAGTCCGTAAGGCGATCCAATATACATCTTCTCCGGAAGATTCTAAAAAGTACGAATTACATCTGGCATTCTTGCTAAGAGGAAATCCTCCAGGAAAGATCCAAGAGTCCGAAGAGATCATCCAGAATATTCTCAAAAACGATCCGAACAATCATTATGCGTATTATCTTTTAGGGATTGTGCTATTCCAATCGGAAAAATTGGAAGCAAGTCGAGGAGCATTCGAGCAAGCAATTCGATTGGAACCAAAATCTTCCGTGTATCATTTTTACAGGGCTTCCACTTTAGAAAAACTAGGAAGGCTTCCTGAAATGGAAGCCGATCTTCGTAAGTCTATGGAACTCGATCCCGAAAATCCGATCGCTTATAATTATCTAGGTTATCATTATTCCGAAAAGGGAGTTCGCTTGGATGAAGCGCTCGATCTGATCCGAAAAGCTGTGGAGCTCGCTCCTGATAACGAAGCATATCAAGATAGTTTGGGTTGGATCTATTATAAAAAGGGAAGAGTGGATGAGGCTTTATTACATTTGAATCTTGCCTTCCAAATTTTACAGGATAGAAACGAATCCGATCCTACGATCTGTGAACATTTAGGAGATGTTCATCATGAAAGAAGAGAGTTTGCAGATGCCAGAAGATTCTGGGAAAAATCGGAAACCCTTTTTCAAAAGAAGGAAGACAAAGTTCGAATTCGGGAAAAATTGGAAAGGTTAAGAACGAATCCGGTCTCAAGTAAATCTTAA